A single Actinomadura algeriensis DNA region contains:
- a CDS encoding MFS transporter, protein MVSVLGSSVAPLALAAALAEGRHGGMRIAMVLAAEYVLYLVAMPVMGLIVDRASDLRAVLVVSQLTAACSQLVQAALIVSGVTAVAPLAAAAGMGAVAASLSVVTGARLVPNLLNPGLLQQANGLLRTVQMTLAVLGPATAGVLIAVLDAGWLIAWDAVTFLLAATIFTHLPRHPTVSVDGEPVESTHTGQDKVANVDAPVTLTAGLRAFAARRWLVALTLSEAVADAAFMCALILGPVHAARELGGIGHWGWINSALAAGSAIGALAAVLVHIDRAGWAIASGQAGLSLGIAAMAADIPMAGITAATAAGAAVAGPGDVARRSVVQTHVPHRQLGRVVGHIETIGSIPVPLAYLAAGHAADSIGTRPVIAACAATMLAVAIAPLMLPGVRRLRLTPEPPVSGAPRH, encoded by the coding sequence ATGGTCAGTGTCCTGGGCTCGTCGGTCGCGCCCCTGGCCTTGGCCGCCGCGCTCGCCGAGGGTCGGCACGGCGGCATGCGGATCGCCATGGTCCTGGCGGCCGAGTACGTGCTGTACCTGGTGGCGATGCCGGTCATGGGGCTGATCGTCGACCGGGCGTCCGACCTGCGCGCGGTCCTGGTCGTCTCGCAACTGACCGCCGCCTGTAGCCAGCTCGTCCAAGCCGCGCTGATCGTGAGCGGAGTGACGGCCGTCGCGCCGCTGGCAGCGGCCGCGGGGATGGGTGCCGTCGCGGCGAGCCTGTCGGTCGTCACCGGGGCTCGGCTGGTGCCGAACCTACTCAACCCCGGGCTGCTGCAACAGGCCAACGGGCTACTGCGCACGGTGCAGATGACCCTGGCCGTACTGGGTCCGGCAACCGCCGGCGTCCTCATCGCGGTACTCGACGCCGGATGGCTGATCGCCTGGGACGCGGTGACGTTCCTGCTCGCCGCAACGATCTTCACCCATCTCCCCCGCCATCCGACCGTGAGCGTGGACGGTGAGCCTGTCGAGTCCACGCACACCGGCCAGGACAAGGTCGCGAACGTGGACGCTCCGGTGACCCTGACCGCGGGTCTGCGCGCTTTCGCCGCGCGGCGATGGCTGGTCGCGCTCACCCTGTCGGAGGCCGTCGCCGACGCGGCGTTCATGTGCGCGCTCATCCTGGGGCCGGTGCACGCCGCCCGCGAACTCGGCGGGATCGGTCACTGGGGGTGGATCAACTCGGCGCTCGCGGCGGGCAGCGCGATCGGCGCCCTGGCGGCCGTCCTCGTGCACATCGACCGCGCCGGATGGGCGATCGCCAGCGGCCAGGCCGGGCTCAGCCTCGGCATCGCCGCCATGGCAGCCGACATCCCCATGGCCGGTATCACCGCCGCCACCGCCGCAGGCGCGGCGGTGGCCGGGCCCGGAGACGTCGCACGCCGCAGCGTCGTCCAGACACACGTGCCGCACCGGCAACTCGGCAGAGTCGTCGGCCACATCGAAACGATCGGCTCGATCCCGGTCCCGCTGGCCTACCTGGCCGCCGGGCACGCGGCCGACAGCATCGGCACCCGGCCGGTGATCGCGGCCTGCGCGGCGACAATGCTAGCCGTCGCAATCGCTCCGCTCATGCTGCCCGGCGTCCGGCGACTCCGGCTCACCCCAGAACCTCCCGTATCTGGCGCTCCGCGTCATTGA
- a CDS encoding DUF262 domain-containing protein, protein MKADETTLRKLIGGEQQFVVPLYQRTYSWGFSQLDTLWTDVVNQAAALASGRPTSHFLGSTVLTPGPDNSPLISQWIVVDGQQRLTTLMIALCAIRDHLAAENPRAVERINELHLINKFKQGTMRYRLLPTQVDRTAMIACIDGEPSGSVSGAIGDAYRFFRSRLIDYDDPADPQDVARIEDVILDRLALVQIVVEKGDNAFRIFESLNNTGLPLSPVDLIRNYVFMCLPTRGEEVYRKYWFPFQERLRREHGTKALETLMYQVLVLNRGDEATYADAYVGHQELLREAAGDEAKVEAYVAELARRARHLELILSPAKEEHESTREHLAFLNEWRATTAYPAIMRLLKLREDGVASDEIAEALSYIESFLVRRMIAGVTTKNLNRIFQRLTGRLSADSVAETVRTELSPERLYWPTDEELQDAIRTNAFYWRGQSGQRKLVLRRLAETFDRGEPVLLTSKKITIEHVMPQHLTDAWRSELSADGEDAARTHRELVHTLGNLTLTAYNSELGDMPYPAKRERLGQTGIAMTHAIVQQPHWTQAEILARADDLTKRAIDLWPAPDEGVRGTKPRRDWTLLHDAVAAIASGTWTTYADLAEVAGSAPTPVAVHLSTTPLPNIHRVLTSTGTPPEKISRPDDGDTRTPREILTAEGITFDEHGHADPHKHITAAELAGLLNLPDTPETPSSPAHDIDPSNLTEHESRFYRQLGERSGPDIARAVSDVISWWKKLGGAFWYGSSATGRCTPYIKRSGTDYWMLNIYPEVIEIPFRPLKQRAPFDDPELREELRTRLNEAPQVEIPQSKIDLLPNFPNSLLTDDAVLDVVVGTLHWFIDQVEKHSATASADA, encoded by the coding sequence ATGAAGGCCGACGAGACCACCCTCCGAAAGCTGATCGGTGGCGAGCAGCAGTTCGTCGTTCCGCTCTACCAGCGCACCTACTCGTGGGGGTTTTCCCAGCTCGACACGCTGTGGACGGACGTGGTCAACCAGGCGGCGGCGCTGGCGAGTGGACGTCCGACATCTCACTTCCTCGGCTCGACGGTGCTCACTCCGGGGCCGGACAACTCCCCGTTGATCTCCCAGTGGATCGTTGTCGACGGGCAGCAGCGACTCACCACCTTGATGATCGCGCTGTGCGCTATCCGTGATCACCTCGCTGCCGAGAACCCACGAGCCGTCGAGCGGATCAACGAGCTCCACCTCATCAACAAGTTCAAACAGGGCACCATGCGGTACCGCCTGCTGCCCACCCAGGTCGACCGCACCGCGATGATCGCGTGCATCGACGGGGAACCCAGCGGGTCCGTGAGCGGCGCGATCGGCGACGCCTACCGGTTCTTCCGCAGCAGGCTCATCGACTATGACGACCCGGCCGACCCCCAGGACGTCGCGCGGATCGAGGACGTGATCCTCGACCGTCTGGCACTGGTCCAGATCGTGGTGGAGAAGGGCGACAACGCCTTCCGCATCTTCGAATCGCTCAACAACACCGGGCTTCCGCTCAGTCCGGTCGACCTCATCCGCAACTATGTGTTCATGTGCCTGCCGACCCGCGGTGAGGAGGTGTACCGCAAGTACTGGTTCCCGTTCCAGGAGAGGCTCCGGCGCGAACACGGAACCAAGGCCCTTGAGACGCTGATGTACCAGGTCCTGGTGCTGAACAGGGGAGACGAGGCGACGTACGCCGACGCCTACGTGGGTCATCAGGAACTGCTGAGGGAGGCCGCCGGCGACGAGGCGAAGGTCGAGGCGTACGTCGCCGAACTCGCTCGCCGCGCACGGCACCTGGAGCTCATCCTCAGCCCCGCCAAGGAGGAGCACGAATCCACCAGAGAGCACCTGGCGTTCCTGAACGAGTGGCGTGCGACGACGGCCTACCCCGCCATCATGCGGCTGCTGAAGCTGCGCGAGGACGGCGTCGCCTCCGACGAGATCGCCGAGGCCCTGTCCTACATTGAAAGCTTCCTCGTCCGCCGCATGATCGCCGGAGTGACCACCAAGAACCTCAACCGCATCTTCCAGCGGCTCACCGGCCGCCTGTCCGCGGACTCAGTAGCGGAAACGGTTCGCACCGAACTATCCCCCGAGCGCCTGTACTGGCCCACCGACGAGGAACTCCAGGACGCGATCCGCACCAACGCCTTCTACTGGAGAGGGCAGTCCGGTCAGCGCAAACTGGTGCTGCGACGGCTGGCCGAGACCTTTGATCGGGGCGAGCCGGTCCTGCTGACCTCGAAGAAGATCACGATTGAACACGTCATGCCGCAGCACCTCACCGACGCGTGGCGCTCGGAGCTGTCGGCCGACGGCGAAGACGCCGCCAGAACCCACCGGGAGCTCGTCCACACGCTCGGCAATCTCACTCTCACGGCGTACAACTCCGAACTCGGCGACATGCCCTACCCGGCCAAGCGAGAGCGGCTCGGCCAGACAGGCATCGCCATGACGCACGCCATCGTGCAGCAGCCCCACTGGACCCAGGCAGAGATACTTGCGCGCGCCGATGACCTGACCAAGCGCGCCATCGACCTCTGGCCGGCACCCGACGAAGGGGTCCGCGGCACAAAGCCCCGCCGAGACTGGACCTTGCTGCACGACGCGGTCGCCGCGATCGCATCCGGAACATGGACGACCTACGCCGACCTCGCCGAGGTGGCGGGATCGGCACCAACGCCAGTGGCGGTGCACCTGTCGACGACCCCGCTCCCCAACATCCACCGAGTGCTGACATCCACCGGCACACCACCAGAAAAGATCAGTCGACCGGACGACGGCGACACCCGGACCCCACGCGAGATCCTCACCGCCGAAGGCATCACCTTCGACGAGCACGGACACGCGGACCCACATAAGCACATCACCGCCGCCGAGCTGGCAGGACTCCTCAACCTCCCGGACACACCAGAGACCCCGTCGTCGCCAGCCCACGACATCGACCCCTCCAACCTCACCGAGCATGAGAGCCGCTTCTACCGGCAGCTCGGCGAACGCAGCGGACCCGACATCGCCCGCGCCGTCTCGGACGTGATCAGCTGGTGGAAAAAGCTGGGAGGCGCGTTCTGGTACGGGTCTTCCGCCACGGGACGCTGCACGCCGTACATCAAACGGTCCGGCACCGACTACTGGATGCTGAACATTTACCCCGAAGTGATCGAGATCCCCTTCAGGCCACTCAAGCAGCGGGCGCCCTTCGACGATCCCGAGCTGCGCGAGGAGCTCCGCACCCGGCTCAACGAGGCACCCCAGGTCGAGATCCCGCAGTCCAAGATCGACCTGCTCCCCAACTTCCCGAACTCACTGCTGACCGACGACGCCGTACTCGACGTAGTTGTCGGCACACTCCACTGGTTCATCGACCAAGTGGAGAAGCACTCGGCCACGGCCTCCGCCGACGCCTGA
- a CDS encoding helix-turn-helix domain-containing protein — MANVIPSPAHVASSHAMWHWATPQAQRVLATGDLGKILRFHRAVHGINQTTLGRLLGYDKTYISMLELGKRTLDDVGSRRQVADRLRLPPHVLGVTDPADADHRAMLQFGESTVRLAEIARQSGHADQAVAELWPLVARLEARLQDRHTERDVLRLLAHARAGLGVALGNVLPEERLSTAAHWTAKSLDIALRFQDPAFSCEALRMHGNELRKARLRGAAVNRLQHAAALAPTPKARAAVLPLLARAAGTLGDCRLFDTVMRETDALLHEVDHTSLFNPYALHEIRLRGLISTGRTHTAIGLIDDRPAPSIRVSPQWHVIAQITVANVQLLASDRSGARQSLESAIGEATSQRLPQQLQRVLRAAGDQLPDTHAHATHALDQLRRDMAA, encoded by the coding sequence ATGGCCAACGTCATCCCGAGCCCGGCTCACGTGGCGTCCAGCCACGCCATGTGGCACTGGGCCACACCACAAGCCCAGCGCGTCCTGGCCACGGGGGACCTCGGGAAGATCCTCCGCTTCCACCGCGCCGTCCACGGCATCAACCAGACCACGCTCGGTCGGCTCCTCGGCTACGACAAGACCTACATCTCCATGCTCGAACTCGGGAAGCGCACCCTGGACGACGTGGGCTCACGCCGGCAGGTCGCCGACCGGCTCCGCCTGCCACCGCACGTGCTGGGCGTCACCGACCCCGCCGACGCCGACCACCGGGCCATGCTCCAGTTCGGCGAATCCACCGTCCGCCTCGCCGAGATCGCCCGCCAGTCCGGACACGCCGACCAAGCCGTCGCCGAACTCTGGCCGCTGGTCGCCCGCCTCGAAGCCCGACTCCAAGACCGACACACCGAACGCGACGTACTGCGCCTCCTGGCCCACGCACGCGCCGGCCTCGGCGTCGCCCTCGGCAACGTCCTGCCCGAGGAACGCCTGAGCACCGCCGCCCACTGGACCGCCAAGAGCCTGGACATCGCCCTGCGCTTCCAGGACCCGGCCTTCTCCTGCGAAGCCCTGCGCATGCACGGCAACGAGCTGCGCAAAGCCCGCCTGCGCGGCGCCGCAGTCAACCGCCTCCAGCACGCGGCCGCTCTGGCACCGACACCCAAAGCCCGCGCCGCGGTCCTCCCCCTGCTCGCACGAGCCGCCGGAACCCTCGGCGACTGTCGGCTGTTCGACACCGTCATGCGAGAAACCGACGCCCTGTTACACGAGGTGGACCACACGTCTCTGTTCAACCCGTACGCACTCCACGAGATCCGGCTGCGGGGCCTGATCTCCACCGGCCGCACACACACCGCCATCGGCCTTATCGACGATCGTCCGGCCCCGAGCATCAGGGTGTCGCCGCAGTGGCACGTCATCGCACAGATCACCGTGGCGAACGTCCAGTTGCTCGCCAGCGACCGCAGCGGCGCCCGCCAGTCCCTGGAGTCCGCCATCGGCGAAGCAACCTCACAGCGACTCCCCCAACAGCTGCAACGGGTCTTACGAGCCGCCGGTGACCAACTGCCCGACACCCACGCGCACGCCACGCACGCCCTCGACCAACTCCGCCGCGACATGGCGGCCTGA
- a CDS encoding NUDIX hydrolase yields MKTPPTWPVSVKGVAVGSGGRVALLKNERDEWELPGGRLEPSDATPETAVEREIHEETGWTVKTGPLLDVWIYQPLPQTRPERRVVIVTYGCTVLTPDLEPTVSHEHKQLGLFTAEQVPGLNMPGGYQRSIAAWFART; encoded by the coding sequence ATGAAGACGCCCCCGACCTGGCCCGTGTCCGTCAAAGGCGTCGCCGTGGGAAGCGGCGGCCGTGTGGCCTTGTTGAAGAACGAACGCGACGAATGGGAACTGCCCGGCGGCCGTCTGGAACCCTCCGACGCCACCCCCGAGACCGCCGTCGAACGGGAAATTCACGAGGAGACCGGCTGGACCGTCAAGACCGGACCGCTCCTGGACGTGTGGATCTACCAGCCGCTGCCCCAAACACGGCCCGAACGGCGCGTCGTGATCGTCACCTACGGCTGCACCGTCCTGACCCCCGACCTTGAACCAACAGTGAGCCACGAGCACAAGCAGCTCGGACTCTTCACCGCCGAACAGGTACCGGGGCTCAACATGCCCGGCGGCTACCAGCGGTCCATAGCCGCCTGGTTCGCACGGACCTGA
- a CDS encoding NUDIX hydrolase: MFSSQERPDGVSVAVDLVIFTVRDGALQVLLIERGKEPFLGGLALPGGYVRGSEGLDAAAARELFEETGVDPARLHLEQLRAYGEPGRDPRGRVFSVAYLALGPDLPVPVAGTDAATAFWMPVKKAQSAELAFDHAAILSDGLERARAKLEYSTVATAFCEEPFTVADLRRVYEVVWDAKLEPSNFHRKVTRAEGFLVPTGRHRVADLGRPAALYRRGGATTLTPPLLR, from the coding sequence GTGTTCTCATCGCAGGAGCGGCCCGATGGTGTCTCGGTGGCTGTGGACTTGGTCATTTTCACGGTGCGGGACGGCGCTCTGCAGGTCCTGCTGATCGAACGTGGCAAGGAGCCCTTCCTGGGCGGACTTGCGCTGCCCGGGGGGTACGTTCGGGGCTCCGAGGGGTTGGACGCCGCCGCCGCGCGGGAGCTGTTCGAAGAGACGGGCGTGGATCCGGCCCGCCTGCACCTGGAACAGCTGCGCGCCTACGGTGAGCCGGGGAGGGACCCGCGGGGACGTGTGTTCAGCGTTGCGTACCTGGCGCTGGGACCAGACCTGCCGGTGCCAGTCGCGGGGACCGACGCCGCGACCGCGTTCTGGATGCCAGTCAAGAAGGCGCAGTCGGCGGAGCTTGCGTTCGATCATGCGGCGATCCTCAGTGACGGCCTCGAGCGGGCCCGGGCGAAGCTGGAGTACTCCACGGTCGCGACCGCGTTCTGCGAAGAACCGTTCACCGTCGCCGACCTCAGGCGCGTCTACGAGGTGGTCTGGGACGCGAAGCTGGAACCCAGCAACTTCCATCGCAAGGTGACGCGTGCCGAGGGCTTCCTGGTGCCGACCGGGCGGCATCGGGTCGCCGATCTTGGTCGCCCGGCCGCACTGTACCGCCGCGGCGGCGCGACGACGCTCACCCCACCGCTGCTCCGGTAG
- a CDS encoding nucleoside phosphorylase-I family protein, whose amino-acid sequence MEAGGLALAFHTQTGEPKTLGWLTIRGISDNADENKNDTHHQIAANNAAFVLKKLAPYLVDGLHHQR is encoded by the coding sequence ATGGAGGCCGGAGGGCTGGCCCTGGCCTTCCACACACAGACGGGCGAACCGAAAACACTTGGCTGGCTCACCATCCGCGGCATATCCGACAACGCCGACGAGAACAAGAACGACACCCATCACCAAATCGCCGCAAACAATGCAGCCTTCGTCCTCAAGAAGCTCGCGCCCTATCTGGTGGACGGGCTGCACCATCAACGGTGA
- a CDS encoding phosphorylase family protein, with amino-acid sequence MNINSGVQNIGSGNLTIGDGNHIGSAADRDDTTPGRGDTTAGQVDIGLITILSSEASAAIGVLEDAHTVRADGVRVHRGRIGNATVAVTRAERQGNRSAGPSFELLRSHYRPGVIVVVGIGGGIHTDVQPGDVVIGQEVVYYDLRKETAAGVLRRSEGHQVPAWVRREVNDFFTDHGEPYVLPRYDGEGTRGPTRLGRGRRRSQRLPDPAAPGGRQR; translated from the coding sequence GTGAACATCAACAGCGGAGTGCAGAACATCGGCAGCGGCAACCTGACCATCGGCGACGGCAATCACATCGGCAGCGCAGCCGACCGGGACGACACCACCCCCGGCCGGGGCGACACCACCGCCGGGCAGGTCGACATCGGCTTGATCACCATCCTGTCGTCGGAGGCCAGCGCGGCGATCGGCGTCCTCGAGGACGCCCATACGGTCCGCGCGGACGGCGTGCGGGTGCATCGCGGACGCATCGGGAACGCCACCGTGGCGGTAACCCGTGCGGAGCGGCAGGGAAACCGGTCGGCCGGCCCGTCCTTCGAGTTGCTGCGCAGCCATTACCGGCCGGGAGTGATCGTGGTCGTGGGCATCGGCGGTGGCATCCACACCGACGTGCAACCGGGGGACGTCGTCATCGGCCAGGAGGTGGTGTACTACGACCTGCGAAAGGAGACCGCGGCCGGAGTGCTGCGCCGCAGCGAAGGCCACCAGGTGCCGGCATGGGTGCGCCGCGAGGTGAACGACTTCTTCACCGACCACGGCGAGCCCTACGTCCTCCCCCGGTACGACGGCGAAGGCACTCGCGGGCCCACTCGGCTCGGGCGAGGCCGTCGTCGCTCACAGCGGCTCCCAGATCCGGCGGCACCTGGCGGCCGTCAACGATAA
- a CDS encoding TauD/TfdA family dioxygenase yields MSPHLRALDDVLTPHPAGPDTPRVIAERLRGVGLVVLDGLTSRAEVLALASQVMDVTAHRDSDADGLTTIRDTGRHRGRSGFAGFTNGELAPHTERSGTPAPPRLMLLVCANPAPVGGESLLTDARAVHAELIQHRRDAAAALSTPRTAFFGAGDGHATQVFTAHADHRIAVRLRLDDLARWSPLVQPYVRDLRETAVAHQLSLPLAAGQGYLLDNSRWLHARNAFTGHRLCWRALGEPKFPLAPGFAPDRTWSHG; encoded by the coding sequence ATGAGCCCACACCTGCGAGCCCTGGACGACGTGCTCACCCCCCACCCGGCCGGTCCCGACACGCCACGCGTGATCGCCGAGCGCCTGCGCGGTGTCGGTCTGGTCGTGCTCGACGGGCTGACCTCCCGCGCGGAAGTTCTGGCGCTGGCCTCGCAGGTCATGGACGTCACCGCCCATCGCGACAGCGACGCCGACGGCCTGACCACGATCCGCGACACCGGCCGGCACCGGGGCCGATCCGGATTCGCCGGCTTCACCAACGGTGAGCTCGCACCCCATACCGAGCGGTCGGGGACGCCGGCACCGCCACGGCTGATGCTGCTGGTGTGCGCGAACCCGGCACCTGTAGGCGGTGAAAGCCTCCTGACCGATGCCCGGGCGGTGCACGCCGAGCTGATACAGCACCGCCGTGACGCGGCAGCGGCGCTGTCGACCCCGCGAACGGCGTTCTTCGGAGCCGGAGACGGGCACGCCACCCAGGTCTTCACCGCCCACGCCGACCACCGCATCGCGGTGCGGTTGCGCCTGGACGACCTCGCCCGCTGGAGCCCGCTCGTCCAGCCCTACGTGCGCGACCTGCGGGAGACCGCCGTCGCCCACCAGCTCTCACTCCCCCTCGCGGCCGGGCAGGGCTACCTGCTGGACAACTCCCGCTGGCTGCACGCCCGCAACGCCTTCACCGGGCACCGTCTGTGCTGGCGCGCGCTCGGAGAGCCCAAGTTCCCCCTCGCCCCTGGGTTCGCTCCCGACCGGACGTGGTCGCATGGCTGA